In Terriglobia bacterium, one genomic interval encodes:
- the hcp gene encoding type VI secretion system tube protein Hcp, producing the protein MAYEFYVTIEGTKQGKFKGESSRDAHKDKIEGLAFEWKVQSPRDIATGQASGKRQHLPIKITKEWGAASPQILQALCSNEVMKNILFEFIRTTPEGAEEIHHTIKLLNATISEVHPFIEMTKHEERTDVHELEEVSFTYQRVEVENKTGKTMAVDDWTK; encoded by the coding sequence ATGGCTTACGAGTTCTACGTGACGATCGAGGGGACGAAGCAGGGGAAGTTCAAGGGGGAGAGCAGCCGGGATGCGCACAAGGACAAGATCGAGGGGCTGGCGTTCGAGTGGAAGGTCCAGTCCCCGAGGGACATCGCGACGGGCCAGGCCTCCGGGAAGCGGCAGCACCTGCCGATCAAGATCACCAAGGAGTGGGGCGCGGCGTCTCCCCAGATCCTCCAGGCCCTCTGCAGCAACGAGGTGATGAAGAACATCCTGTTCGAGTTCATCCGGACGACGCCCGAAGGCGCCGAGGAGATCCACCACACGATCAAGCTGCTGAACGCGACGATCTCGGAGGTCCACCCGTTCATCGAGATGACCAAGCACGAGGAGCGCACCGACGTGCACGAGCTGGAGGAGGTGTCGTTCACCTACCAGCGGGTCGAGGTGGAGAACAAGACCGGCAAGACGATGGCGGTCGACGATTGGACGAAGTGA
- the tssE gene encoding type VI secretion system baseplate subunit TssE: protein MSEKSLLERLRRPDASAQRRGEDGLQETADSILRHLQRMLNTRQGNAPTVPDYGVPDLTELARGFPESTVSLEQSLRGCIEKYEPRLRDVTVRFKESPDDLLSLSFEVTGRLVVRGDEAGVWFLTRIDPDGRIDVKG, encoded by the coding sequence TTGAGCGAGAAATCGCTTCTCGAGCGTCTGCGCCGCCCGGACGCGTCGGCGCAGCGCCGGGGGGAGGACGGCCTTCAGGAGACGGCGGACTCGATCCTCCGCCACCTGCAGCGGATGCTCAACACGCGCCAGGGGAACGCCCCGACCGTTCCCGATTACGGGGTGCCGGATCTCACGGAGCTGGCCCGGGGCTTCCCGGAGTCCACCGTCTCGCTGGAGCAGTCGCTCCGCGGCTGCATCGAGAAGTACGAGCCCCGGCTGCGCGACGTGACCGTCCGGTTCAAGGAGTCGCCGGACGACCTGCTGAGCCTGTCGTTCGAGGTCACGGGCCGGCTCGTCGTGCGAGGCGACGAAGCCGGCGTGTGGTTCCTGACGAGGATCGATCCGGACGGCCGGATCGACGTGAAAGGGTAG
- the tssF gene encoding type VI secretion system baseplate subunit TssF, producing MFNKYYEDELAFLREMGAEFARANPAAAPYLAERGGDPDVERLLEGFAFLAGQLRQKLDDELPELVQSVMQLLWPHYLRPVPPLTILQFEPQPQAVREPQTIPRGSEVDSVPVEGTPCRFRTCGEVRLLPLAIESADAERPAGSAGHLRLLFRLGQGVKAEALDLGRLRLFLHGEPTTTSALFLQLTRRLKEIVVAPAGGAAGSAQATLPQDSVKAAGFAGEDALIPYPPHAFPGYRLLQEYFALPQKFLFLDLEGLPRLGPLGVADAFEIRFVFARPPEAPLRLIADNVRLHCVPAVNLFPVESDPIRVDHQKTEYRVRPSGMNPAHAEVFSIDSVRGWVRGTVEPREYPPFYSFRHGAAAGGRSGTVFYHSRIRHSVVGRGVDTHVSFVTAEQEGALPPTETVVMGLTCTNRHLPAALRLGDVSRATASSPEFARFRNITPVSASVPPPLGGGLHWRLVSNLSLNYLSLASVDALRSVLAVYNFQALEDRTAARESELRLQGILGVRSLPEERLLRGSPIRGSRVEIEMKEGNFAGEGEMVLFAGVLQEFLSLYCTMNSFVHLVVRGAQHGETYEWNPRVGQLSLV from the coding sequence GTGTTCAACAAGTACTACGAGGACGAGCTCGCCTTCCTGAGGGAGATGGGAGCGGAGTTCGCCCGGGCCAATCCGGCCGCGGCTCCCTATCTCGCGGAGCGCGGCGGCGATCCCGACGTCGAGCGACTTCTCGAGGGTTTTGCGTTCCTCGCCGGCCAGCTCCGGCAAAAGCTCGACGACGAGCTGCCGGAGCTGGTCCAGAGCGTGATGCAGCTCCTCTGGCCGCACTACCTCCGCCCGGTCCCGCCGCTCACGATCCTCCAGTTCGAGCCGCAGCCCCAGGCGGTCCGCGAGCCGCAGACGATCCCGCGAGGATCGGAAGTCGACTCGGTGCCGGTGGAGGGCACGCCCTGCCGCTTTCGCACGTGCGGGGAGGTCCGGCTCCTTCCGCTCGCCATCGAGTCGGCGGACGCGGAGCGGCCGGCGGGGTCGGCGGGCCATCTGAGGCTCCTCTTCCGCCTCGGGCAGGGCGTGAAGGCGGAGGCGCTCGATCTCGGCAGGCTCCGGCTTTTCCTCCACGGTGAGCCCACGACGACCTCAGCGCTGTTCCTCCAGCTCACCCGCAGGCTCAAGGAGATCGTCGTCGCCCCCGCCGGCGGCGCCGCGGGGAGCGCGCAGGCGACGCTTCCGCAGGATTCGGTGAAGGCCGCGGGGTTCGCGGGGGAGGATGCCCTCATTCCCTACCCGCCGCACGCCTTTCCGGGGTACCGCCTGCTCCAGGAGTACTTCGCGCTCCCGCAGAAGTTCCTGTTCCTGGACCTCGAGGGGCTGCCGCGACTCGGCCCGCTGGGGGTCGCCGACGCGTTCGAGATCCGGTTCGTCTTCGCCCGGCCGCCCGAGGCGCCGCTCCGTCTCATCGCCGACAACGTCCGGCTGCACTGCGTTCCCGCGGTCAACCTGTTTCCCGTCGAGTCCGATCCGATTCGGGTGGACCACCAGAAGACGGAGTATCGGGTGCGTCCCAGCGGCATGAACCCGGCCCACGCAGAGGTGTTCTCGATCGACTCGGTGCGCGGCTGGGTCCGCGGGACCGTGGAGCCCCGGGAGTATCCTCCGTTCTACTCGTTCCGCCACGGCGCCGCGGCGGGCGGGCGCTCTGGGACCGTCTTCTACCACAGCAGGATCCGACACTCGGTGGTGGGCCGGGGGGTGGACACCCACGTGTCGTTCGTGACCGCGGAGCAGGAGGGCGCCCTTCCTCCCACCGAGACGGTGGTGATGGGATTGACCTGCACGAACCGGCACCTTCCCGCGGCGCTCCGCCTGGGGGACGTGAGCCGGGCCACGGCCAGCTCTCCCGAGTTCGCTCGATTCCGCAACATCACCCCGGTGTCCGCGAGCGTGCCGCCGCCGCTCGGCGGAGGGCTCCACTGGCGATTGGTGTCGAACCTCTCGCTCAACTACCTCTCCCTCGCGAGCGTCGACGCGCTCCGGAGCGTGCTGGCCGTGTACAACTTCCAGGCGCTGGAGGACCGGACGGCGGCGCGAGAGAGCGAGCTGCGTCTCCAGGGCATCCTGGGCGTCCGCTCGCTTCCGGAGGAGCGGCTGCTCAGGGGATCGCCGATTCGCGGGAGCCGGGTCGAGATCGAGATGAAGGAGGGGAACTTCGCCGGCGAGGGGGAGATGGTGCTCTTCGCCGGGGTGCTGCAGGAGTTCCTGTCGCTCTACTGCACGATGAACTCTTTCGTGCACCTCGTCGTGCGGGGGGCGCAGCACGGGGAGACCTACGAATGGAACCCCAGGGTGGGGCAGCTGAGCCTGGTCTGA
- the tssG gene encoding type VI secretion system baseplate subunit TssG — translation MEPQGGAAEPGLIRRLLQEAPQFSFFQVVQLLEKARPGAAKVGREGPAPREAIRFHPTLSLGFPDADVAAVALEEGPDGAPRYRVETAFLGLYGTVSPLPNYFTEELLHETEEGSLVRGVLDLFHHRIVSLFYRCWEKYRYHVQYRVGARDEFSSRMLCLIGLGVAQPPDGALVPAARFLRFSGLLERPACAAASLERAVSDYFDGLETRVVQCVARWVRIPPEHRTRLGTASSRLGVDAHAGEEVMDRAGKFRTRLGPVGLPRFLEFLPGENGFGQLDELTRLFVRDRLQYELEVVLRHGEVPDLKLIEGSVPMRLGQTTWLGKPATDPGVVFQEPAARPAVAAAAA, via the coding sequence ATGGAACCCCAGGGTGGGGCAGCTGAGCCTGGTCTGATCCGGCGCCTGCTCCAGGAGGCGCCGCAGTTCTCGTTCTTCCAGGTGGTCCAGCTCCTGGAGAAGGCGCGCCCCGGCGCGGCGAAGGTGGGGCGCGAGGGACCTGCTCCTCGCGAGGCGATCCGCTTCCATCCAACCCTCTCCCTCGGCTTCCCGGACGCGGACGTGGCCGCGGTCGCCCTCGAGGAGGGTCCGGATGGCGCCCCGCGCTACCGCGTCGAGACCGCGTTCCTGGGGCTTTACGGCACGGTCTCCCCGCTCCCGAACTACTTCACCGAGGAGCTGCTCCACGAGACCGAGGAGGGCTCCCTGGTCCGGGGGGTACTGGACCTCTTCCACCACCGGATCGTCTCCCTCTTCTACCGATGCTGGGAGAAGTACCGCTACCACGTCCAATACCGCGTCGGAGCGCGGGACGAGTTCTCGAGTCGGATGCTGTGTCTGATCGGACTCGGCGTGGCGCAGCCGCCGGACGGCGCCCTCGTCCCCGCGGCGCGTTTCCTGCGTTTCTCCGGCCTCCTCGAGCGCCCGGCCTGCGCGGCCGCTTCCCTCGAGCGGGCCGTCTCCGACTACTTCGACGGTCTCGAAACCCGCGTGGTCCAGTGCGTCGCGCGCTGGGTGCGAATCCCCCCGGAGCACCGGACGCGGCTGGGAACCGCGTCGAGCCGTCTGGGAGTCGACGCCCACGCCGGCGAGGAGGTGATGGACCGCGCCGGCAAGTTCCGCACCCGCCTCGGCCCCGTGGGGCTTCCGCGCTTCCTGGAGTTCCTCCCGGGCGAGAACGGGTTCGGGCAGCTCGACGAGCTGACGCGACTCTTCGTGCGGGACCGGCTCCAGTACGAGCTGGAGGTGGTGCTGCGGCACGGGGAGGTGCCGGACCTCAAGCTCATCGAAGGATCCGTTCCGATGCGGCTCGGGCAGACCACGTGGCTGGGCAAGCCCGCCACGGACCCGGGCGTCGTCTTCCAGGAGCCGGCGGCGAGGCCGGCGGTCGCCGCGGCGGCGGCGTGA